In Aliamphritea ceti, a single window of DNA contains:
- a CDS encoding response regulator yields MNSDARILVVDDEPVTRQCLTSYFETEGYQVFEAETAEQAETILSDQTIDVVLLDIRLPGKDGLTLTRELRVHTEVGIILVTGRQDEVDRIIGLECGADEYVTKPFNPREILARTKNLIRRVRHCTEAKPTDALPNSFKTFERWKLNLDRRQLVDDQQQTTQLTEGEFQLLNTLMNHAGQIMSREQILEQIRNREWVPSDRTVDVLIGRLRRKLGDDPAQPKTILTVHGAGYLFTPKPAELS; encoded by the coding sequence ATGAACTCAGACGCCCGTATTCTTGTCGTCGATGACGAACCTGTCACCCGTCAATGCCTGACCAGCTACTTTGAAACTGAAGGTTATCAGGTCTTTGAAGCAGAAACTGCTGAGCAAGCGGAAACTATCCTCAGTGATCAAACCATTGATGTCGTATTACTGGATATACGCCTACCCGGAAAAGATGGTCTGACCCTCACCCGTGAACTGCGGGTACATACTGAAGTAGGTATTATCCTGGTCACTGGCCGGCAAGATGAAGTTGACCGCATTATCGGTCTCGAATGCGGTGCGGATGAATATGTCACTAAGCCTTTTAATCCCCGGGAAATTTTGGCCCGCACCAAAAACCTGATTCGTCGGGTACGTCATTGTACAGAAGCAAAACCCACCGATGCCCTACCCAACAGTTTCAAAACGTTTGAACGCTGGAAACTCAATCTTGACCGCCGGCAACTTGTCGATGATCAACAGCAGACTACCCAACTCACTGAAGGCGAATTCCAGTTACTTAACACACTGATGAATCACGCGGGCCAGATCATGAGCCGCGAACAGATTCTTGAACAAATTCGTAACAGAGAATGGGTGCCAAGTGATCGTACCGTTGATGTCCTCATTGGCCGTTTACGACGTAAACTGGGCGATGATCCCGCGCAGCCAAAAACCATTCTCACGGTTCATGGAGCCGGTTACCTGTTCACCCCAAAACCAGCTGAATTATCGTGA
- the trpA gene encoding tryptophan synthase subunit alpha, protein MSDLTQYIRQQRSTKSLLLMTHVIYGYPTINDSLAMMRLLLDQGVEILEVQFPFSDPVADGPAITHACHQALADKPQLEKCISDISKLASEYPQSRVLLMSYLNPVMQSGPPKLATLMQKGISGIIVPDIAVEQQQLISPLTDAGIEPIWIITPDTQPDRLNTICKQASGMLYCVSRAGVTGESTDKNQALGKYLNRIGQHTELPLGVGFGISTAEDIQALLGHADIAIIGSAFLNAYNQNGLKGVHTKLAELKQAIT, encoded by the coding sequence ATGAGCGATCTGACCCAATATATTCGTCAGCAGCGAAGCACCAAATCATTGTTACTGATGACCCATGTGATTTATGGCTACCCAACCATCAACGACAGCCTCGCAATGATGCGGCTATTGCTAGATCAGGGTGTTGAGATTCTGGAAGTACAGTTTCCATTCTCCGACCCGGTTGCCGATGGCCCAGCCATCACACACGCCTGTCATCAGGCACTGGCCGACAAACCACAGTTGGAAAAATGTATCAGCGACATCAGTAAACTGGCCTCTGAATATCCACAAAGCCGGGTATTACTGATGAGCTATCTGAACCCTGTTATGCAATCGGGCCCGCCCAAGCTGGCAACACTGATGCAGAAAGGTATCAGTGGTATTATCGTGCCAGACATAGCAGTAGAACAACAACAGCTGATTAGCCCACTGACCGATGCAGGCATTGAACCTATCTGGATTATCACTCCGGATACTCAGCCTGACAGACTTAACACTATCTGCAAGCAAGCCAGCGGCATGCTTTATTGTGTTAGCCGTGCAGGTGTAACCGGAGAGTCCACTGATAAAAATCAGGCGCTGGGTAAATACTTAAACCGTATTGGCCAACATACTGAACTGCCACTTGGTGTCGGTTTTGGAATTTCAACAGCGGAAGATATTCAAGCACTACTCGGTCACGCTGATATCGCGATTATCGGCTCAGCTTTTCTTAACGCATATAACCAGAACGGGCTTAAAGGGGTTCACACCAAACTGGCAGAACTGAAACAGGCCATTACATAA
- the trpB gene encoding tryptophan synthase subunit beta, with protein MMNQDGQFGQYGGSYIPEILFNSQQELLKAYRDAMSDPSFISEVKDQLQHYSGRPTPLTYCNRLSAAIGGAQIYLKREDLNHSGAHKMNNVIGQGLLAKRMGKRRVIAETGAGQHGIASALVSARLGLDCTIYMGAHDIERQYPNVFWMKQLGATVIPVEEGSATLKDALDEALRDWSSNYADTYYLIGTSCGCAPYPEMVSGFQSVIGEEVKEQAQQQFGSAPDKIYACVGGGSNACGIFLPFLNDDVELVGVEAGGRSDSPGDHAMRFNTDQARFGIAQGFATKFLQDEQGQLQPTHSISAGLDYVGVSPILANLEEQGKVRMTQARDTEVLQAFQQLASNEGIIAALESSHAIAAGLREAADMDPSQKIVINVSGRGDKDIFNIAKALRDEPFNDFIQSYLAQENS; from the coding sequence ATGATGAATCAGGACGGGCAATTCGGTCAATACGGGGGGAGCTATATTCCCGAGATTCTTTTTAACAGCCAGCAGGAACTGCTCAAAGCATACCGGGACGCTATGTCCGACCCGAGCTTCATCAGTGAAGTGAAAGATCAGCTACAGCACTACTCTGGCCGACCAACACCACTGACATACTGCAACCGGCTTTCTGCTGCTATTGGTGGCGCACAGATTTACCTTAAACGCGAAGATTTGAATCACAGCGGCGCCCATAAAATGAATAACGTAATTGGCCAGGGGCTGCTGGCTAAGCGCATGGGCAAACGCCGGGTGATTGCAGAGACTGGTGCCGGTCAACATGGTATCGCCAGCGCACTGGTATCCGCCCGCTTAGGGCTGGACTGCACAATTTACATGGGTGCTCATGACATTGAACGCCAATACCCAAATGTTTTCTGGATGAAACAGCTTGGCGCTACCGTAATACCGGTTGAAGAAGGCTCTGCAACCCTGAAAGATGCGCTTGATGAAGCTTTACGGGACTGGTCCAGTAACTATGCCGATACTTACTACCTGATTGGCACCAGCTGCGGCTGCGCACCTTATCCGGAAATGGTCAGCGGCTTTCAGTCAGTCATTGGGGAAGAGGTAAAAGAACAGGCACAACAACAATTCGGCTCAGCGCCCGATAAAATTTATGCCTGTGTCGGCGGCGGCAGTAATGCCTGCGGCATATTCTTACCATTCCTGAACGATGACGTTGAACTGGTCGGTGTTGAAGCTGGCGGAAGAAGTGATTCTCCGGGAGATCATGCTATGCGCTTTAATACAGACCAGGCACGTTTCGGAATCGCCCAGGGGTTTGCAACAAAATTCCTGCAGGACGAACAGGGCCAGTTACAGCCAACCCATTCCATATCAGCCGGACTGGACTATGTTGGCGTATCCCCAATTCTGGCAAACCTGGAAGAACAGGGCAAAGTGCGCATGACACAAGCGCGTGACACCGAAGTGCTGCAGGCCTTCCAACAACTGGCAAGCAATGAAGGCATTATCGCAGCTTTAGAATCATCCCATGCCATCGCTGCCGGGTTACGTGAAGCAGCAGATATGGACCCATCACAAAAGATTGTGATTAACGTATCCGGCCGTGGTGATAAAGACATTTTCAACATTGCTAAAGCTCTGCGAGACGAACCGTTCAACGACTTTATTCAATCTTATCTGGCTCAGGAGAACAGCTGA
- a CDS encoding TetR/AcrR family transcriptional regulator, with translation MARGRPSKKQQLLDTARWVFAENGYQGTSIDLVVQQAGVSKPTVYNNFPTKQALLQALLTQLIDELETARTEILKSAEDPVKAVFNTYIRLTAQQEYLMMYRILCGEQYKLDEATRLQILAFDQQLYDDCVAELQGAENVIPALVLMFCRDQVLGQALVASGDAELPTVEQLECQYNALITT, from the coding sequence ATGGCCCGAGGTCGTCCATCCAAAAAGCAACAGTTACTGGATACTGCCCGCTGGGTATTCGCTGAAAATGGTTATCAGGGAACCTCAATTGATCTGGTTGTTCAGCAGGCGGGAGTTTCTAAGCCCACGGTATATAACAACTTTCCTACCAAGCAGGCATTGCTACAGGCATTACTGACACAGTTAATCGATGAGTTGGAAACGGCAAGAACCGAGATTTTGAAGAGTGCTGAAGATCCAGTGAAAGCTGTTTTCAATACATACATTCGTCTGACAGCACAGCAGGAATATCTGATGATGTACCGTATTTTGTGTGGAGAGCAATATAAATTGGACGAAGCTACACGGCTGCAAATTCTGGCATTCGATCAGCAGCTTTATGATGATTGCGTTGCAGAGTTGCAGGGGGCTGAGAATGTTATACCTGCATTAGTGTTGATGTTTTGCCGTGATCAGGTACTGGGGCAGGCGCTTGTAGCATCTGGTGATGCTGAGCTACCGACTGTGGAGCAATTAGAGTGTCAATATAATGCACTGATTACGACATAG
- a CDS encoding DUF3565 domain-containing protein, whose translation MQQPIIAFHTDNEQDWVAELICGHNQHVRHNPPWTNRPWVLTVTGRDQFIGFPLACKKCQRGEPRDNPY comes from the coding sequence ATGCAGCAACCAATCATTGCGTTTCATACTGATAACGAACAGGACTGGGTTGCAGAGTTAATCTGTGGCCATAATCAGCATGTGCGGCATAATCCACCATGGACCAACCGTCCGTGGGTGCTGACGGTTACCGGGAGAGATCAATTTATTGGGTTTCCGCTGGCGTGTAAAAAATGTCAAAGGGGTGAGCCGCGAGACAATCCTTATTAG
- a CDS encoding NADH:flavin oxidoreductase: MSHKDPLLQPFQLKHLTLRNRIITTAHEPAYPEAGMPKDRYRAYHVERAKAGVALTMTAGSATVSKDSPPVFNNILAYKDEVVPYLKDLVDECHEHGAAVMIQLTHLGRRTGWSKGDWLPVVSPSHEREASHRAFPKQMEDWDIARIIKDFADAAERMQAAGMDGIEIEAYGHLHDQFWSPLTNTLDGPYGGNLQNRVRFTLDVLEAIRDRVGTEFIVGVRFTADQAQKGGFDFNEGVEIAKLLKASGYIDFLNVIRGHIDTDPGLTDVIPVMGMRNSPHLDFAGEFRSSVDIPVFHAAKIPDVATARHAIAEGKLDMVGMTRAHLADPHIVRKIIEGREEQIRPCVGATYCLDRIYQAGDAFCIHNAATGRELTMPHDIPKASVKKKVVIVGAGPAGMEAARVAGERGHEVVVFEAAPQAGGQLLLTAQSPRRQEMISIIEWRMAECERLGVEFRFNTWAEALDITALQPDAVIIATGGYPHTEVLESGNDLVVSAWDILSGDVKPQGRVLLFDDAGDHAAMQAAEVIADSGAELEVMTPDRAFAPEVMAMNLVPYMRAMQQKDVTFTVTFRLESVSQEGGELVARVGSDYGGVEKYRHVDQIVINHGTRPLDDIYFDLKAASKNTGEVVYQDLIVGTPQTKVNNSEGEFQLFRIGDAVASRNTHAAIYDALRLVKDI, encoded by the coding sequence ATGAGTCATAAAGATCCCTTGCTCCAACCGTTTCAGCTGAAACATCTCACATTACGTAACCGTATTATCACCACTGCCCATGAGCCGGCTTACCCGGAAGCAGGTATGCCTAAAGATCGTTACCGGGCTTATCATGTTGAACGTGCTAAAGCTGGCGTAGCGCTAACTATGACAGCTGGTTCCGCCACTGTGTCTAAGGATAGCCCACCGGTTTTCAATAATATCCTCGCCTATAAAGACGAAGTGGTGCCTTATCTGAAAGATCTGGTAGATGAGTGTCATGAACATGGTGCTGCTGTGATGATTCAGTTGACGCATCTGGGGCGGCGAACCGGTTGGTCAAAAGGAGACTGGTTACCGGTTGTGTCGCCTTCTCATGAGCGTGAGGCTTCGCACCGGGCATTTCCCAAGCAAATGGAAGACTGGGATATTGCCCGCATTATAAAAGACTTTGCTGATGCCGCTGAACGAATGCAGGCGGCAGGTATGGATGGCATCGAAATTGAAGCCTACGGACATTTGCATGATCAGTTCTGGTCACCTCTGACAAATACACTCGATGGCCCTTATGGCGGCAACTTACAGAACAGGGTTCGTTTCACACTGGACGTGCTTGAAGCGATCCGTGACCGGGTTGGCACTGAGTTTATCGTAGGTGTGCGCTTTACGGCAGATCAGGCACAAAAAGGTGGTTTCGATTTCAATGAAGGTGTTGAAATTGCCAAGCTGTTGAAGGCTTCAGGTTATATTGATTTTCTTAATGTGATTCGGGGGCATATAGATACTGATCCCGGGTTAACGGATGTTATTCCTGTCATGGGGATGCGCAATTCACCGCATTTAGATTTTGCGGGTGAATTCCGTTCTTCTGTTGATATACCGGTATTCCACGCGGCAAAAATACCTGATGTTGCAACTGCCAGGCATGCAATTGCTGAAGGTAAATTAGATATGGTTGGCATGACACGTGCTCACCTGGCTGACCCTCATATTGTGCGCAAGATTATTGAAGGGCGGGAAGAGCAGATACGCCCGTGTGTAGGTGCAACTTACTGTCTGGATCGTATTTATCAGGCTGGTGATGCTTTTTGTATCCACAATGCAGCGACAGGCCGTGAGTTGACAATGCCGCACGATATTCCTAAGGCCAGTGTAAAGAAAAAAGTGGTAATTGTTGGTGCTGGGCCTGCGGGTATGGAAGCGGCCAGGGTTGCAGGTGAGCGGGGACATGAAGTCGTTGTGTTTGAGGCTGCTCCGCAAGCGGGCGGTCAGCTACTACTTACTGCGCAAAGTCCACGGCGGCAGGAAATGATTTCGATCATCGAGTGGCGTATGGCTGAATGTGAAAGGTTAGGGGTAGAGTTTAGATTTAATACCTGGGCTGAAGCTTTAGACATTACTGCTTTGCAACCGGATGCGGTGATCATTGCAACCGGAGGTTATCCACATACTGAGGTTTTGGAATCGGGTAATGACTTGGTGGTTTCTGCCTGGGATATTTTGTCCGGTGATGTGAAACCGCAAGGCCGTGTTCTGCTATTTGATGACGCAGGAGATCATGCGGCAATGCAGGCGGCAGAGGTGATTGCTGATAGCGGCGCGGAACTTGAGGTTATGACGCCTGATCGAGCATTTGCCCCTGAAGTTATGGCGATGAATCTGGTGCCTTACATGCGTGCGATGCAGCAGAAAGATGTGACATTCACTGTAACTTTCCGTCTGGAAAGTGTGAGCCAGGAAGGTGGAGAACTAGTGGCGCGCGTTGGCAGTGATTATGGCGGCGTAGAAAAGTACCGTCATGTTGATCAGATTGTGATTAATCATGGTACCCGTCCGTTAGATGATATTTATTTTGATCTTAAAGCTGCTTCGAAAAATACTGGGGAGGTGGTCTACCAAGATTTAATCGTCGGTACGCCCCAAACGAAAGTAAATAATTCTGAAGGTGAGTTTCAGTTATTCAGAATTGGTGATGCAGTTGCTTCACGTAACACGCATGCAGCGATTTATGACGCGCTGCGCCTGGTGAAAGATATCTAG
- the dddP gene encoding dimethylsulfonioproprionate lyase DddP, whose protein sequence is MTDFVFSSSNRKIDPTRRRAGVLKPDGSPNENNRVEIGPTDLAFNEWEALGLRAPNLDRMREFRLQRIVEALNEKDLAGVLLFDPLNIRYATDTTNMQLWITHNHARACFVAASGHMILWDFHNCEHLSAHLPLVKEIRGGASFFYFETGDRTQEHAAHFAKEIDSLLREHGGDNRRLAVDKIEIAGLRELDKCGIDISDGQALMEHARVIKGEDEVDAMRCSIASTEISMQLMKEATIPGVTENDIWSVLHAENIRRGGEWIECRLLASGPRTNPWFQECGPRVVQRGELLAFDTDLIGPYGICADLSRTWMIGDAKPTDQQKHLYQVAYEHIQHNMQILKPGMSFREVTEAGLRLPPEYRDLRYGVMMHGVGLCDEYPSIRYPEDIDGHGYDGVLEPGMALCVEAYVGAVGGGEGVKLEDQIIITEDGYENLTNFPFEADLLG, encoded by the coding sequence ATGACAGATTTTGTATTCAGTTCATCGAACCGCAAAATTGATCCGACACGTCGTCGTGCTGGCGTATTAAAGCCAGACGGCTCGCCAAACGAAAATAACCGGGTAGAAATTGGGCCGACAGATCTGGCTTTTAATGAATGGGAAGCGCTGGGTCTGAGGGCGCCAAATCTGGATCGAATGCGTGAGTTTCGTTTACAGCGAATAGTCGAAGCATTGAATGAAAAGGATTTGGCTGGTGTGTTGCTGTTTGATCCTCTGAATATTCGTTATGCGACTGATACGACGAATATGCAACTGTGGATTACTCATAATCATGCCAGAGCCTGTTTCGTTGCCGCCAGCGGTCATATGATCCTATGGGATTTTCATAACTGCGAACATCTGTCTGCGCATTTACCTCTGGTAAAAGAAATTCGCGGCGGAGCATCTTTCTTTTATTTTGAAACAGGTGATCGTACACAAGAGCACGCAGCGCATTTTGCAAAAGAAATTGATTCTCTGTTGCGAGAGCATGGTGGTGATAACCGGCGTTTAGCGGTCGATAAAATTGAAATAGCCGGGCTGCGGGAGCTGGATAAATGTGGCATAGATATCAGTGACGGTCAGGCGCTGATGGAGCATGCCAGAGTAATTAAAGGTGAAGATGAAGTTGATGCCATGCGGTGTTCAATTGCGTCTACCGAAATTTCAATGCAGCTGATGAAAGAAGCAACGATCCCGGGGGTAACTGAAAATGATATCTGGTCGGTATTACATGCTGAGAATATTCGTCGTGGCGGTGAATGGATTGAGTGTCGGTTGTTAGCGTCCGGACCACGTACAAATCCGTGGTTTCAGGAATGTGGGCCGCGGGTTGTACAGAGGGGGGAGTTGTTGGCTTTTGATACTGATCTGATTGGTCCTTATGGTATCTGTGCAGATTTATCCCGTACCTGGATGATCGGTGACGCTAAGCCTACAGATCAGCAAAAACACCTTTATCAGGTTGCCTATGAACACATTCAGCATAATATGCAGATATTAAAGCCGGGTATGAGTTTCCGTGAAGTAACAGAAGCTGGTTTACGCTTGCCTCCAGAGTATCGAGACCTTCGCTATGGTGTAATGATGCACGGTGTAGGGCTTTGTGACGAGTATCCATCAATTCGCTATCCGGAAGACATAGATGGTCATGGGTATGACGGTGTGCTTGAACCAGGTATGGCACTCTGTGTTGAGGCTTATGTTGGAGCTGTCGGCGGAGGAGAGGGGGTGAAGCTTGAAGATCAGATAATTATTACTGAAGACGGCTATGAAAATCTAACAAACTTCCCGTTTGAGGCTGATCTTCTTGGTTAA